The sequence GGTGTCAAGAATTTCAGTATCGCCATGGTATGGCGGAATCATCGGACCTACATATACTTTAGGGTATCCGATACGGCCAACAAAGAGGGCTGGTGGTGTAGTACCCTCGACATGATCCCTACATATCAAGTCTCGATGTTTAAAGATGGATTCAACCCTTACGAGCACAGGGCACATAGACTTTCCACAGAAGCCCCTAACACCCCTACAGTGAAGACATATCCTTGAGGAGGCTCCGCAACCTAGACTTATACCTACCAGCGATAAATATTCATGGGTGGGATTGTTCTCAACCCATTTCTCAGTCAGTGATACTTCACCAAAACCAGCCAAGCGGTTTATCCACTCATTCTAGATGGAGCATCCCTCCAAGGATTAAGCTCAGCGTTGAGTCGTCTCCACAATGATAAAGGAGACCTGTTTGAACTTCTCTAACCCTCCACCTGAAACATATATTGTAAGAGTGTAACTCCCAGTCGGAGCAACGGATTGAGTCACTATCTGAAGGGTCACAGTAGTCGTTCCGGTAGTGTTGAATCTCCCACCCTCAATAACCCACCTATGGTAGACTCCTATAGTTGGGAGGCCTGAAACCCTGAAGTTGAGGTCAGCCTCAAACCCCTCCCTAATGTTCAGTATTATGTTGAATGGTGTTATCTGCTCAACAACCTGCCCCACAATCATTCTGGAGACAGTCTGTGATGTAGGTTCAACTGTGAAATCGAAGTCTGGGACCTTGAGGATTGCAACTGATGAATTTCTCACCATCGTACCCTTTGGAGTGCTGACCCTCCCCTCAACATTTATCAGATATCGGCCTGCAGGTATGAATTGGTCTGAAGTAGACCTTATCGTTAATTCTGAAGTCGCGCTCCCATCTGGTGGAGGTGAGACCGATACAGGGTTGAACTCAGCAGTCAACCCGCCAGGCAGTGTGTCTGAACCTCCCACGGTAACTCTCAATGTGACTGGCGAAGAGAACCCGTTGAAGGACCTCACCACAACAGTTGTCTTAGCGCTCTGCTTCACATATACAGTCATTTCCTTCGACGCTATGTCTACTGCAAAATCTCCGACTGCTATTTTCCTTATAGGTTCAGCTGCAGAGTTTCCATACGCATCTGCTGCGGTGATGTAATAGTATAAGCTTCCCTGAACCTCTGACCCTGGTATCGTGTAGGAGTATTGGTCGCCGCCAGTAGCTATAAGAAGCATGTATGCCTTTTTCCATTCAATGCGCTGGTAGGATCCAAGAGTGATGTTTCCAGGGAGGATCGTATAATACAAGGTTACATTCTTAGGCCAGCCTGTAACCCTGACTGTCAGGGTTATGTCCTGGCCCAATGATGCCTTTGTTATAGGTTCATGGGACATTGTAAGTCTCTGCCACCATCCTCCTGTCCCTCCTATCCCAGCTGAGAGTATGGCAAGGATTACGGCGATAACCAAGACGCTGACCATGAAGAGACCTACTAGGGCGAATATTTGCCTGCGAGAGGCAACCTCAACCCTCTCCTCGCTTGAGACTTCTTCTGTCATGGTTAACCTCCATTATTATATCTGCTCAGGTATATTAAGTAAAGCTTTTCCCATAATTTACTTTTTAGGTCTATGAAAAGTAGACTTGCAATTCTGGTTCAGCGGTCAAGCTTCTCAAGTCTCTCCATAGCTTCTAAGATCTCCCTTTTAATCCCTATAAGCCTCTGCTCAGTCTCACTCGCATGTAACCTCTCTCCGCTGGTATGTTCAGGCTCCTGCCTTCCAAGACTTGACCTTGAGAGCCTGACGGTTTCATAATCTGAACTTACTCTCAGAAGATATACTCCTGTCGCAAATAAGGTTGCAAAAATTCCCATCAGCAATATCGCCTGTATAACCACTGCATAGGTTAGTATTGAAAGTTCACTGTTTATTGTGGTGTGCACGTTCTGTATTAACGATGTGAACCTTATGGTGAGCATTATGTCCAATATCAAACTTGCAATTCCAAATACTACCATAATGACGCCTGCCATTCTCCAGCCGTTCAACTTTCAGATGCCCCTATGGAGTCGTTGATGTTACGTCTATGTAAATATGCCTGTGAGATAAAGAGTTTAGACCTCATTTAGGCTCCAAAAGATATATTTGTTGGGCCACTCTTTGAGTTGAACGTGATCTTGAATGCCGATAACAGATATAGCTAAGAAGCAGTTGGCCCAGAAGCATAGGCTATTCTACAAGATATGCAGAGACTGTGGAGTTAGAAACCCTGCTTCGGCATACAGGTGCAGGAAGTGTCGTGGTGGAAACCTCAGGTGGAAGAAGCGAGAGCTAGGCGCCAAGTAGTGAGTCTCAGGGTGTCAACCTGAACCTATCCCTTGGAAACAATACAACCTCCCTAATATTTCCTATTCTCAGAAGCGCCATGAGAAGCCTATCCAATCCGAGCCCCCAACCTGCATGGGGCGGCATCCCATAATCATATGTTTTCAGATGGAATTCAAAGTTTGCAGGGTCAAGCCCCTGCTTTCTGAGCCTCTCAACCACCTGCTCTTTCCTGTCGACCCTGCTGCCTCCTGACGTGATCTCTAACCATTCATACATCAGGTCGAATGCTTCACAGGTCTGGCTAGAATCGTCCTTAGGTTTAATATAGAAAGGCCTCGTCTCTGTCGGCCAGTCTATGATGAAGTAGAACTCATTCCTATGAATCCTACCTAGGACCCTGTAGGCTGAGGTTGATAGGTCTTCCCCCCACTCTAGGCGATAACCGTTCTTGTTGAGTTGATCAACGATCTCTGAATACTTGTATCTCTTCAGGGGCAAAACGATTTTTGGAAGATTCACCTTTAAAATATTGAGCTGATCCATACATTCATCACTGAGCTTTCTAAGAACATAGGCTAGAAGATCCTCCTGAAGTTTCATGACGTCACCGTAATCGACGAATGCCTCCTCAACATCGACTGAGATAAACTCGTTGAGATGTCTTCTGGTATGAGATTCTTCAGCCCTGAAGTAGGCCCCTATCTCATAAACCTTCTCGAATACTGTTATGAGCTCTTCCTTATATAGTTCAGGGCTCTGCGCCAAGTAGGCTCTACTTTTGAAATAGTCAACGGGAAATAGGGCGGCGCCACCCTCTGCGGCTGTTGCTATTATCTTCGGAGTGTGAACTTCTATGAAACCTTGTTCATCAAGATACTCTCTTATTGCAGAGACTACCTTATGTCTTACCTTGAATATCGCCCGAGACTCAGGCCTCCTCAGGTCCAGGATCCTAGCATCTAGTCTGACATCGATCTCAGCGTGAACCCTACCTGTCGGATCTAGTGGTAGGGGGTGGCTCGCCAAGCCTAAAACTTTGACCTCCCTC is a genomic window of Candidatus Bathyarchaeota archaeon containing:
- a CDS encoding 50S ribosomal protein L40e, with the protein product MPITDIAKKQLAQKHRLFYKICRDCGVRNPASAYRCRKCRGGNLRWKKRELGAK
- the aspS gene encoding aspartate--tRNA(Asn) ligase, translating into MVTPDLNGVEVTVFGWIQDIRDHGNIIFLTLSDKEGLIQITGTRRNTSPEVMEKMKSLSRQSAIGVKGVVSARIEAPRGVEVIPREVKVLGLASHPLPLDPTGRVHAEIDVRLDARILDLRRPESRAIFKVRHKVVSAIREYLDEQGFIEVHTPKIIATAAEGGAALFPVDYFKSRAYLAQSPELYKEELITVFEKVYEIGAYFRAEESHTRRHLNEFISVDVEEAFVDYGDVMKLQEDLLAYVLRKLSDECMDQLNILKVNLPKIVLPLKRYKYSEIVDQLNKNGYRLEWGEDLSTSAYRVLGRIHRNEFYFIIDWPTETRPFYIKPKDDSSQTCEAFDLMYEWLEITSGGSRVDRKEQVVERLRKQGLDPANFEFHLKTYDYGMPPHAGWGLGLDRLLMALLRIGNIREVVLFPRDRFRLTP